A region from the Panthera uncia isolate 11264 chromosome D3 unlocalized genomic scaffold, Puncia_PCG_1.0 HiC_scaffold_8, whole genome shotgun sequence genome encodes:
- the MMP11 gene encoding stromelysin-3 — MARAARLRGAAPRALLLPLLLLLLPPPQLLARDPRPLDAPRRHVRRGPQSWHEAAPSSLAPAPTAQETLQPASSPRPPRCGVPDPPDGLSARNRQKRFVLSGGRWEKTDLTYRILRFPWQLVREQVRQTVAEALQVWSEVTPLTFTEVHEGHADIMIDFTRYWHGDNLPFDGPGGILAHAFFPKTHREGDVHFDYDETWTIGNNQGTDLLQVAAHEFGHVLGLQHTTAAKALMSPFYTFRYPLSLSPDDRRGIQRLYGQPRPAPTSRPPAVGPQAGVDDNEIAPLEPEVPPDACEITFDAVSTIRGELFFFKVGFVWRLRGGRLQPGYPALASRHWQGLPSPVDAAFEDSQGHIWFFQGTQYWVYNGEKPVLGPSPLSELGLQGPPIQAALAWGPEKNKIYFFRDGDYWRFHLSTRRVDNPVPRRVTDWRGVPSEIDAAFQDADGYAYFLRGRLYWKFDPVKVKALEGFPRLVGPDFFGCTEPANTFR; from the exons ATGGCTCGGGCCGCCCGGCTCCGCGGCGCGGCCCCGCGCGCTCTCCTGCTCCCGCTACTGCTGTTGTTGCTCCCGCCGCCGCAGCTGCTGGCCCGGGACCCACGGCCCCTG GATGCACCCCGCCGCCATGTGAGGAGGGGGCCACAGTCCTGGCATGAAGCTGCTCCCAGCAGCCTGGCACCTGCCCCTACCGCCCAGGAGACTCTCCAGCCAGCAAGCAGCCCCAGACCTCCCCGCTGCGGTGTGCCTGACCCACCCGATGGGCTGAGTGCCCGCAACCGACAAAAGCGGTTTGTGCTATCAGGCGGGCGCTGGGAGAAAACAGACCTCACCTACAG gatCCTCCGGTTCCCCTGGCAGCTGGTACGGGAGCAGGTGCGGCAGACGGTGGCAGAGGCCCTACAAGTGTGGAGCGAGGTGACGCCACTTACCTTCACCGAGGTCCATGAGGGCCATGCTGACATCATGATTGATTTTACCAG GTACTGGCATGGAGACAACCTGCCATTTGATGGACCTGGGGGCATCCTGGCTCATGCCTTTTTTCCCAAGACTCACCGAGAAGGAGATGTCCACTTTGACTATGACGAGACCTGGACTATCGGGAACAACCAGG GCACAGACCTTCTGCAGGTGGCAGCCCACGAATTTGGCCATGTGCTGGGGCTGCAGCACACGACAGCTGCTAAGGCACTTATGTCCCCTTTCTACACATTCCGCTACCCATTGAGTCTTAGCCCGGATGACCGCAGGGGCATCCAGCGCCTCTACGGCCAACCCCGGCCAGCCCCCACCTCTAGGCCCCCAGCTGTGGGCCCTCAGGCTGGGGTGGACGACAACGAGATTGCCCCGCTGGAG CCGGAAGTGCCACCAGATGCCTGCGAGATCACCTTTGATGCAGTCTCCACCATCCGTGGCGAGCTCTTCTTCTTCAAAGTGGGCTTTGTGTGGCGGCTGCGTGGGGGCCGGCTGCAGCCTGGCTACCCTGCACTGGCTTCTCGTCACTGGCAGGGACTGCCCAGCCCTGTGGATGCAGCCTTTGAAGATTCCCAGGGCCACATCTGGTTCTTCCAAG GCACTCAGTACTGGGTATACAATGGTGAGAAGCCAGTCCTGGGCCCTTCACCCCTCTCTGAGCTGGGGCTGCAGGGGCCCCCCATCCAGGCTGCCTTGGCCTGGGGCCCTGAGAAGAACAAGATCTACTTCTTCCGAGATGGAGACTACTGGCGCTTCCACCTTAGCACCCGCCGTGTGGACAACCCTGTGCCCCGCCGGGTGACTGACTGGCGAGGAGTGCCCTCTGAGATTGACGCCGCCTTCCAGGATGCTGATG gcTATGCCTACTTTCTGCGAGGTCGCCTCTATTGGAAGTTCGACCCTGTGAAGGTGAAGGCCCTGGAGGGCTTTCCCCGCCTCGTGGGCCCTGACTTCTTCGGCTGTACCGAGCCTGCCAACACTTTCCGCTAA
- the CHCHD10 gene encoding coiled-coil-helix-coiled-coil-helix domain-containing protein 10, mitochondrial — protein MPRGSRSAAARPASRAAAPSVHPPAHPPPSAAAPAPTPSGQPGLMAQMASTAAGVAVGSAVGHVVGSALTGAFSGGSSEPAQPATQQAPIHTSPQPLQMGPCAYEIKQFLDCSTTQSDLSLCEGFSEALKQCKYNHGLSSLP, from the exons ATGCCCCGGGGAAGCCGCAGCGCGGCCGCCCGGCCAGCCAG CCGCGCCGCCGCGCCCTCAGTTCACCCACCAGCGCACCCGCCGCCCTCTGCTGCTGCACCGGCCCCCACCCCGTCAGGCCAGCCTGGCCTGATGGCGCAGATGGCGTCCACGGCCGCTGGCGTGGCTGTGGGCTCGGCTGTGGGACACGTCGTGGGTAGCGCCCTGACCGGAGCCTTCAGCGgagggagctcagagcctgcccaGCCTGCCACTCAGCAG GCCCCCATCCACActagcccccagcccctgcagaTGGGGCCCTGCGCCTACGAGATCAAGCAGTTCCTGGACTGCTCCACCACTCAGAGTGACCTGTCCCTGTGTGAGGGCTTCAGTGAGGCCCTGAAGCAGTGCAAGTACAACCACG GTCTGAGCTCACTGCCCTGA
- the CD3H22orf15 gene encoding uncharacterized protein C22orf15 homolog: protein RPVPSSGYRRDESKTDGPNWEKQRVPFTHLCPVPTAGCWELVNTWCSLVILTAHLRQRGQVPPDATIALLAEDGHLVSLDEGASQAPSMGSPLLQERGTYVLVQIIKGDDGAPTRYESLLENLDDQCPELAEELRCLSGLQPTSDGRRRRTSTRRDHQEQGPLSKPRRKGSLPSRTH, encoded by the exons AGACCTGTTCCCTCCTCGGGTTACAGAAGAGATGAAAGCAAGACAGATGGTCCCAACTGGGAGAAACAGAGGGTCCCATTCACTCACCTCTGCCCTGTCCCTACAGCTGGCTGCTGGGAGCTGGTGAACACTTGGTGCAGCCTGGTGATACTCACTGCCCACTTGAGGCAGAGGGGGCAGGTGCCCCCAGATG cgaCCATTGCCCTCCTGGCTGAGGATGGGCACCTGGTGAGCCTGGATGAAGGGGCTTCCCAGGCCCCTTCCATGGGCAGCCCCCTGCTGCAGGAGCGTGGGACCTATGTCCTTGTGCAGATCATCA AGGGGGATGATGGGGCCCCCACCCGCTATGAGTCCCTACTGGAGAACCTGGATGACCAGTGTCCAGAGCTGGCAG AGGAGCTTCGCTGCCTGTCAGGCCTACAACCCACAAGTGATGGCCGGAGGAGGCGCACGAGCACTCGGCGTGACCACCAGGAGCAAGGCCCCCTTTCAAAGCCACGAAGGAAGGGCTCCCTGCCATCCAGGACCCATTAG
- the VPREB3 gene encoding pre-B lymphocyte protein 3 → MACWYLALLLTGALLSGLAQPDALLVFPGQVAQLSCILSPRHAIIGEYGVSWYQQRAGSAPRHLLYYRSEEDYHRPPDIPDRFSAATDAAHNACILTISPVQPEDDADYYCSVGYIS, encoded by the exons ATGGCCTGCTGGTATCTGGCCCTTCTTCTGACTGGGGCCCTCCTGTCAG GCTTGGCCCAGCCGGATGCACTGCTTGTCTTCCCAGGTCAAGTGGCCCAACTCTCCTGCATTCTCAGCCCCCGCCATGCCATCATTGGGGAGTACGGCGTGTCTTGGTATCAGCAACGGGCAGGCAGTGCCCCCCGACACCTCCTCTACTACCGCTCAGAGGAGGACTACCACCGGCCCCCTGACATCCCTGACCGCTTCTCAGCAGCCACGGACGCCGCCCACAACGCCTGCATTCTGACCATCAGCCCTGTGCAGCCTGAGGATGATGCAGATTATTACTGCTCTGTGGGTTACATATCCTAG
- the ZNF70 gene encoding zinc finger protein 70, which produces MEVPPAAKLGETFVFEDGLEMQQELFPEEDLGDPFLQERGLEQMAVIYKEIPLGEKDEEHDDYEGNFSLCSSPVQHQSTPLVHRPQDDDLFGQTFLQKSDLSMCQIIHSGEEPSRRDCEQVSRVHAGPNEPHRTAPPAKPYACRECGKAFSQSSHLLRHLVIHTGEKPYECCECGKAFSQSSHLLRHQIIHTGEKPYECRECGKAFRQSSALTQHQKTHTGKRPYECRECGKDFSRSSSLRKHERIHTGEKPYQCKECGKSFNQSSGLSQHRKIHTLKKPHECELCGKAFCHRSHLIRHQRIHTGKKPYKCEECGKAFSQSSNLIEHRKTHTGEKPYKCHKCGKAFSQSSSLIEHQRIHTGEKPYECGQCGKAFCHSSALIQHQRIHTGKKPYTCNECGKAFRHRSALIEHYKTHTREKPYECNKCGKSFRGSSHLIRHQKIHAGEKL; this is translated from the coding sequence ATGGAGGTTCCCCCAGCAGCCAAGCTTGGTGAGACCTTTGTGTTTGAGGACGGATTAGAGATGCAGCAAGAACTTTTCCCAGAGGAGGACCTGGGGGACCCTTTTCTTCAGGAAAGAGGCTTAGAGCAAATGGCTGTTATTTATAAGGAGATCCCTCTTGGGGAGAAGGACGAGGAACATGACGATTATGAGGGCAATTTTAGTCTGTGCTCAAGCCCTGTTCAGCATCAGAGTACCCCCCTGGTACACAGACCCCAGGACGATGACCTTTTCGGCCAAACCTTCCTCCAGAAATCAGACCTTAGTATGTGTCAGATAATCCACAGTGGAGAAGAACCCAGTAGACGTGACTGTGAACAGGTGAGCAGGGTGCATGCAGGACCTAATGAACCTCACAGAACTGCGCCGCCAGCAAAACCCTACGCATGTCgggaatgtgggaaggccttcagcCAGAGCTCCCACCTTCTCCGGCACCTGGTGATTCACACCGGGGAGAAACCCTACGAGTGTTGTGAGTGCGGGAAGGCCTTCAGCCAGAGCTCGCACCTTCTCAGACATCAGATAATCCACACGGGGGAGAAGCCCTATGAATGCCGGGAATGCGGAAAAGCCTTTCGCCAGAGTTCAGCCCTCACGCAACACCAGAAAACCCACACTGGGAAGAGACCATACGAGTGTAGGGAATGTGGGAAAGATTTCAGCCGGAGCTCAAGTCTCCGAAAACACGAGCGCATTCACACGGGTGAGAAACCTTATCAGTGTAAGGAATGCGGGAAATCCTTCAACCAGAGTTCCGGCCTGAGCCAGCACCGCAAAATCCACACCCTGAAGAAGCCTCACGAGTGTGAGCTCTGCGGGAAAGCCTTCTGTCACAGGTCCCACCTGATTCGGCACCAGCGGATTCACACGGGgaagaaaccttacaaatgtgaAGAGTGCGGGAAGGCCTTCAGCCAGAGCTCCAACCTCATTGAACATCGGAAGACGCACACTGGCGAGAAACCCTACAAATGCCATAAGTGTGGTAAGGCCTTCAGCCAGAGCTCATCCCTCATCGAGCACCAGCGCATccacaccggggagaagccctATGAGTGCGGCCAGTGCGGGAAGGCCTTCTGCCACAGCTCGGCACTGATTCAGCACCAGAGAATCCACACAGGGAAGAAACCCTACACATGCAACGAGTGCGGCAAGGCCTTCCGGCACAGGTCAGCCCTGATCGAACATTATAAAACCCACACCAGAGAGAAGCCCTATGAGTGTAACAAATGCGGCAAGTCCTTCAGGGGAAGCTCACACCTTATTCGGCACCAGAAAATCCATGCTGGGGAGAAGCTCTAG